TAATTCCGCAAAAGCCTTAAATGATGTAAGCTTGTCCTCTTTAAAATCACGTATTGCTTTATATAAGCCTATCATACCCTCTTGAACAATATCTTCTCGATCTGCTCCAATTAAGAAATACGATCTCGCTTTTGCACGGACAAAGTTTTTATACTTATTGATCAAATAATCAAGCGCTTCACTATTGCCACTGTGAACTAATTCTACAATATGTTCATCCTCATACTGCTCATATATTCCCCTTGTCTTCCCTTTGAAGTTCGAAACCACACAGATCCCTCCGACCGTTATATAGAAATATTATACAGCACGATTTTTTTCAACGTCAACTACTCATCGTTGTCCACGTCTCCATTTTTCGAAAATTTCTGCAACTTCTTCACTAAGATGTATTTTAGACTTTGGCTTTTTTTGTTGTGTTACTTTGACCTTCTTCTCAATTCGCTGTTTAATTGCGGTCATTTCATTGTATAGTTCTCGTGCGGATTTCCTCAATGCGCCCTGTCCAAAAATCGTCCATTGTTCCATATAATCTGATGTTGCAACATGAACTTGCGTTTGAATATTATTAAGTTCTTTCACGAGCTTCTCTATACGTTCATCTGCAGTTTCATTCTCACGTGTGAATATGATCTCTACTTTGTGGTTTTTTAATTTCTTTTCAATGCCTTTAACGAGATGAGCATCAAAAACAATGATTACTCTATAGCCAGTATAAGCTTGATATTCAGCCATCTGATTGATTAAGTTATCACGAGCTGAGTTAAAATCTTTATCCCTTAAAGGCCTTAAGTTTGGCCATGCCCCTATAATGTTGTATCCATCAACAATCAGGATATCCATAAAGGCTAGTCCCCTAACGGGATTCGTTTACGGTAAACCTCATACATTAGTAAGCCAGCAGCAACCGATGCATTTAAAGATGTTACCTTCCCACGCATAGGAAGATTAATGAGAAAATCACATTTTTCTTTTATAAGTCTTCCGATCCCTTTTCCTTCACTACCAATGACAAGGCCTAAAGGCATATTTCCGTCAATGCTCCTGTAGTCATCTTGACCATTTGCATCTGTACCAATAATCCATATGCCATTTTCTTTGAGCTCTTCTATCGTGCGAGACAAATTTGTCACCTTGGCTACTGGAATATACTCTATCGCTCCGGTTGAAGCTTTAGCAACAGTTGCAGTTAATCCTACCGCTCTTCTCTTCGGAATAATAATGCCATGAGCACCAACTGCATCTGCAGTTCGCATGATAGAACCCAGGTTATGTGGATCCTCAATTTCATCCAGTAAGATAAAAAAGGGCATTTCTCCTTTTTCCTCTGCTTTACGATATAGATCATCTAGGCTTGCGTATTCGTATGCAGCCACTTGAGCAATAACACCTTGATGATTGCCATCGTTCATTTGATCTATCTTTTTCTTTGGGACAAATGAAATCGGTACTTGCTTATCCTTTGCAAGCTGAGCAACCTGTTGCATTTGCCCTCTTTGTGATCCTTCAGCAATCCAAATCTTATTAATTTCCCGCTTTGATTTTAACGCTTCTAACACAGGATTTTTGCCAATAATATATTCCTGATTCATCATTTACCTCCTTTCTTTTGTTTCTCAATAAATTGAAAAGATTCACTTACAAGCTCCTCAAACCTATCTTCATTTCCCATTAAATAATGATATCCTAATAAAGCTTCAAACGCTGTGCTATATCGATAAGTTTGTACATCTGTATTTTTTGGAATGGTACCTGATTTTGCATTACGCCCTCTCTTTACAATTGTTTGCTCTTCAATACTAAGCATATCATTTTGGAGAAAGAAGTGAATAACATTTGCTTGCGCTTTCGCTGACACATATGCTTTAGCAATATTGTGTAATTGATTAGGTCTAATATTACCTTTTAGTAATAGATGATGCCGCACATGACTTTCATATACAGCATCACCCATATATGCTAAAGCTAGACTGTTTAACTGTTTCACATCAATAATATTAGGTGAATGTAACATTTTCTTTACCCTCTTCTCCATCTTGTACCTTGAGCAGTGTCTTCAAGTATAATATTTCGCTCTTTTAACTCATCTCGAATTTGATCAGATAATGCAAAGTCCCTATTCTTTCTAGCATCTATTCTTTGTTGAATCAGTTCTTCTATTTCATCATCAAGTAGCTCATTATTTTCTAATGTGAGTCCAAGCACGTTAAAGGTTTCTTCAAAGAGCAATATAAATCGTTGAATAACTTGATTGGAAGTGTTTTTTTCCATTAAATAAAGATTTGCTGTCTTAGAAAGGTCAAATAATACTGTAATTGCATTCGCAGTATTAAAATCATCATCCATCTCTTCAATAAATTTCACTTTGTATTGACTAATATTTTGAATCCATTCATCATCATTTGTAGTTAAATTAGCACTGCTATTCATCCGATGTTTTAAATTCGTATAAGCTGTACGTAATCTCTCTAGGCTACTTTTAGCACTCTGAAGTAATTCAATATTATAATTTATTGGATTACGGTAATGTACAGATAGCATAAAAAAGCGCAACACTTGTGGGTCATGCTCTTTAATAATGTCATGAACCAAAACAAAGTTCCCTAATGATTTCGACATCTTTTCGTTATCTATATTGATATACCCATTATGCATCCAATAGTTAGCAAGCTTTTTTCCTGTTAAAGCTTCTGATTGTGCTATCTCATTCTCATGATGTGGGAAAATTAAGTCTTGCCCTCCTGCATGAATATCTATTGTATCTCCTAAATATTCCCGTACCATTGCAGAGCATTCGATATGCCAACCAGGTCTACCTAAGCCCCATGGGCTTTCCCAGGAAATCTCTCCTTCCTTTGCTGCTTTCCAAAGAACAAAATCTATTGAATCGTTTTTCTTCTCATCAACTTCAATTCGAGCACCTACTCGCAATTCGTCAATTGATTGATGAGATAATTTTCCGTACCCATCAAATTCGCGTGTTTTATAATAAACATCTCCACCTGATTCATAGGCATAACCTTTGTTAATCAATGCTTGAATAAAGTCAATAATAATGTCCATCGTTTCTGTGACTCGTGGATGAGCATCCGCTTTTTTGCACCCTAACGCGGAAACGTCTTCGAAATATGCTTGAATAAACCTCTCAGAGACAGTAGGTACGTCCTCACCTAACTCGTTAGCAGCTTTTATAATCTTGTCATCAACATCAGTAAAGTTGGAAATATATTTCACATCATACCCGCGATATTCAAAATATCTGCGAACTGTGTCATATATAATATCAGGTCGTGCATTTCCAATATGGATATAGTTATATACTGTTGGTCCACACTTATACATTGTAACCTTATTTTCCTCAATAGGAATGAATAATTCCTTTGCTCTAGTAAGTGTATTATAAATTTGAATTGGCATGTTCTGTTTTCCTCTCTTTCATTTCTGCTAGTTCATTTCGTAATTCATTCATTTCTAATTCAATTTCTCTTATACGATCAGCTATCGGGTCTGGTAAGTCTCGATGATTAAAGTCTTTTTTAACACGCACACCATTTTTTATAACTATCCTTCCAGGTATACCAACAGCTGTAGAATTGTCAGGAACGTCATGTAAGACAACAGAGCCTCCCCCAATCTTTGAATTCTCTCCAATAGTAATTGATCCTAGTACTTTTGCTCCTGCCGCGATAAGTGCATTATCCTTAATAGTCGGATGTCTCTTACCCTTTTCCTTACCAGTTCCTCCTAATGTAACACCTTGATAAATCGTAACATTATCTCCAATTTCACACGTCTCACCTATGACAACACCCATGCCATGATCAATAAATAAGCGCCTTCCGATTTGAGCACCAGGATGAATTTCAATTCCAGTAAAAAATCTGCTTATTTGTGATATGAGTCTAGCAAGAAAAAACAGTTTTCGCTTAAATAATCCGTGAGCTATCCTATGTGACCAAATAGCATGTAACCCAGAATAAGTAAGGATCACCTCAATATAGCTTCTTGCAGCTGGATCTTGCTCAAAAACCACCTCAATATCTTCTTTAAACATTTTAAACACGGTGTTCCCCTCCATTCTTATTATTTGTTCAAAAGACAAGAAAAGTGCAAGAGCCTCAATCATCCCTAACATAGGTTAAAACAAGACAATTAGCATGTATAGAATGCTATACTATCAAATGGTTTTACGTTGAAATGACTGTAAGGGCCATATTTTCCATAACTCATCAATAAAGGTGTTGAATTTCTAACAAAACTCTTTTCGTAAACTTTGTTGCTATTGTACCTATACTAAAAGATAAAGATATCATTTTACGTAAAAGTCATCGTTTTATAGAAGAAAGGATGCACCAAATTTTAGTAATATTCTTGTTTAGTTATTTACGAAAAACTATAAAAAAAAGAAAAGATACGATGAACACAAGTTGTATTCGTGTACATTTCTATATACGAAAAAACGCCTCTATGCCTATGCACAGAGACGTTTTCACGCGGTTCCACCCTGTTTAGGTAGCTCAAACATGTAAGCCAACCCCAACTCAACCCTTCTAACGGAAGAGAATCCGTCCTAAGCTAGTTAATCAAAGATTAGTTCACCTAGAATACTCAGAGGTGCATTTCAAAAAACGGAGATATGAACCACTTTCAGCCGATGATGGTTCTCTCTTAAATATCTTTATCCGCTCATTTACTTTTCCTCGTCAACGTAATTACGTATCATTCATTTTGTTAAAGCTTGTTTCCCAAAATATATATTATAATCTACATTTAAACGTCGATTGATATATCTTTACTATATTACAAAGTTCAAAAAAAGTTAACTAATTAGGCTTTTTATCCGCTCTTTAATTTTTTCCTTACCGAGTAACTCAATTGCCATTGGTAAGTCCGGGCCATGTGTTTGACCTGTTGTCGCAACACGAATCGGCATAAAGAGCTTTTTACCTTTGTTGCCTGTAGATTTTTGAACAGATTTCATTGCTGCTTTAATATGCTCTGCTTTAAATGATTCAAGCTGTTCAATCTCTGACAGAAACCCAGTAAGTACCTCATTAACTTGCTCTTCTGATAGAACTACTTTTGCTTCCTCATCATACTCAATATCTGTTTTAAAAAACAATTTTGTTAAGCCAATAATTTCTGCCCCGTAACTCATTTTTTCTTGATGTAATAAAATTAAATTTCGAACCCACTCTCTATTTTCTTCATCCACGTTTTCCTGTATGAGCCCAGCTTTAATTAAATGAGGTAAGGATAAGTTTACGATTTCATCGGCATTTAGATGTTTTATATACTGATTGTTCATCCATGTCAATTTTTGTTTATCAAATAGAGCAGGTGATTTTGATAAGCGCTTAGCATCAAAAATATCAATCAATTGTTCCTTTGTAAATACTTCATCTTCACCACCTGGTGACCAACCTAGAAGTGCAATAAAGTTAAATAAAGCCTCTGGCAAATAACCTAATTCTTCATACTGCTCGATAAATTGAATAATCGCTTCGTCGCGCTTACTAAGCTTTTTCCGGCTCTCATTTACAATTAAAGTCATATGGCCAAATGTAGGATACTCCCATCCAAAAGCTTCATAAATCATCATTTGCTTTGGTGTATTAGAAATATGATCATCACCACGTAAAACATGTGAAATTTTCATAAGATAATCATCAACTGCTACTGCAAAGTTATACGTTGGGGTACCATCCTTCTTAACAATGACATAATCACCAATATCTTGTGATTCAAAAGTCACTTCACCCTTTACCATGTCTTGAAAACGGTATGTCTTTTCTGATGGTACTCTAAAACGAATGCTAGGTTTTCGACCTTCGGCTTCTAAAGATTTGCGTTGCTCATCCGTTAAATGACGGCATTTCCCTGAATATTGAGGCATGCCTCCATTTAAAGATTGCTCTTCGCGCTCTTTTTCTAGTTCTTCCTCAGTACAATAACATTTATATGCTAAATCTTTCTCTAATAGTTCTTTATAATACTGCTGATAAATATCATTTCTTTCCGATTGACGATAAGGCCCATAATTCCCACCTACATCAACACTTTCATCCCAATTAATACCTAGCCAAGATAAATATTTTAATTGGCTTTCTTCTCCACCTACAATGTTACGCTTTTTATCCGTATCTTCAATTCGAATAATAAATTTGCCATCATTATTTCGAGCAAATAAATAATTAAACAATGCCGTACGCGCATTCCCTATGTGTAAATGTCCTGTTGGACTCGGCGCATAACGAACCCTTATATCTTTTACCATAATTGTTACCCCCATAATTGTACATAGCAAAGTATTATCGTTATTTTATCACCAAACATGATTGTATACAAAGCATGTCTATGTTGCTACATTTTTTTTAGTAAAATAACTACTTGGGCAGCTATTCCTTCTTCTCTTCCTGTAAACCCAAGCTTTTCAGTAGTTGTAGCTTTTACATTTACTTGGTCAATAGTAGCCTCTAGAAGTTCAGCAATTCTCCCTCTCATTTGGTCAATATATGGGGCCATTTTTGGTTGTTGAGCAATAATCGTACAATCCACATTACCCAATTCATAGCCTTCATTCTTTACTAGCTTCCACACGTGTTGAAGTAGTAGTGATGAATCAGCATTTTTATATTGCGGGTCTGTATCAGGAAAATGTTTGCCAATATCCCCTGCAGCAATGGCTCCTAAACTGGCATCTGCAATTGTATGTAATAATACATCCGCATCTGAATGTCCTAACAAACCTTTTACGTGGGGAATTTCAATTCCCCCTAATATTAGAGGTCTATCATCAACAAATTGATGAACATCAAAACCTTGCCCAATACGAATCATAACTCTTCACTCCCGTTACTTTATCTCTCTATGTTAACTCGCTTATAATTTAAACTACTCACCCAAAATTGCATGTGCAAATTTGATATCTTCTGGTGTAGTAATTTTGATATTTTGATAATCACCTTCGACGATAATTACTTGTTTATTTAGTCGTTCTACTAAACTGGCATCGTCGGTACCAATATATTTATCTTTAATAGCTTGCTCATGCGCTTCTTCCAATAATGATATACGAAAAGCTTGTGGCGTTTGCACTGCCCACAAGCTAGATCGTTCAAATGTTTCCTCCACTTTCAAATCCAGAACACGCTTCACAGTATCTTTAACAGGTACTGCAAGAACAGCCGCCCCGTCATTGTATGCCGTATTAACTAAAGAATGAATATGCTCGATTTTAATAAAAGGTCTAGCACCATCGTGAATGAGCACAATATCAACATTATGTACTGCTTTTAAGCCCAGATGTACACTATGTTGCCGCTCAGCTCCACCATACACGATTTTTTCTATTTTCGAAAAGTTGTTCTCTTCAACAATTTCCCTCATATATTTCTCATCTAGTGAATTAATAACTAGGACAATCCCTACACAATGGGGATCATTTTCAAAAACTTTTAAAGTACGTGCTATGATTGGCGTTGACTGTAATGACATAAACAGTTTATTCATACCTACATTCATTCTTTTCCCCTGTCCTGCTGCAGGAATGACTACCTTATATAACATCATGCTGCTCTCCTAACATTTGTATAGGCATGATAAGGGTTAAGGGACTTGTTCACTTCACCACTAACCTTATCATTTATAAACTTAGTATTATATCTTATAATGCTCTTTCTAACAACTTCGGCTTAGCAAAAATCATTCTCCCAGCAGAAGTCTGTAGTACACTCGTAACTAACACATCAAGATTTTTACCTATATAATCTCTTCCATCTTCAACAACAATCATCGTTCCGTCATCAAGATACGCAATGCCTTGATTTTGTTCTTTCCCATCTTTAATTACTTGGACATTCATCTCTTCTCCTGGAAGAACTACTGGCTTCACGGCATTTGCCAAATCATTAATATTTAACACAGCTACATTTTGTAATTCACAAACTTTGTTTAAGTTAAAATCATTTGTAACTACCACTCCGGAAGTAATTTTAGCTAGCTTTACGAGCTTGCTATCAACCTCCTGTATATCTTCAAAATCACCTTCATATATCTCAACGTTATTTGATAATTCCTTTTGTATGCGATTTAAAATATCAAGCCCTCTTCTACCCCTATTACGCTTTAACACATCCGCTGAATCCGCGATATGCTGAAGTTCTTCTAGGACAAATTGGGGTATGACGATCGTTCCTTCTAAAAAGCCTGTTTGACATATATCCGCTACACGACCATCGATAATAACACTTGTATCCAATATTTTTAATTTTTTATCATACAGCTCAAAATCTTCTTCATTGCCTTTTTTTGTTCCTTTACGGTTAGATATTGAAAATAAGTTAATAAGGTCGTCTCGCTTTTTAAAACCTATTTGAAAGCCCAAATAACCTAATAACAGAGTCAAAAATATAGGTATAATGGTATTGAATAATAAAAATTGGAATTTTTGTATTGGGATATTAATAAAAAAAGCAACAATAAGGCCAAAGATTAACCCTAGACTCCCAAAGACTACATCAGTTGCTGGAGCCTTGACAACAGTCTCCTCTAACCAACGTATCAAATTTACTATATAATCTACTAACCAAAATGTAACAAGAAAGAAAATAAGTGCACCTAATATGGCTAGCATGTAATGTTCTCTTAACAATGCAATGTTATCAATATTCATTAAAGGTAATACATATGGAATATAAAATATACCTAATATCCCACCGATAATGAGAAAAAATAATTGTACAATTCTTTTTAACATTCTTTCACCTCCTTCTATACATTATAAACAGTTTGCAATAATTGAAACGTACTATTACTATTATTTTTTCTATTTGTAACCGCGATGAAATATATTTGTAAAATAAAGACATCTTTCACTTAGCATATCATCCTTTATGCGATGATTGCAAATGACTACTATATTTGACGATCGATTAATAATTGCTGCTGTATTCTTTTAAGTCCTTCTTTAATTTTTCGTGCTCGAACTTCTCCAATCCCCTCTACTTCATCTAATTGTTCTACACTTGCTTTCACAATTTGATTCATATTTTTGAAGGTTTCTATTAAATTTTCTATAACAACTGATGGCAAACGTGGTATTTTATATAAGGCTCGATAACCTCGAGGTATCACACCTTTATCTATATTTGTATTTTGAGGATACCCAAGTAATTTTAAAAGTAGATAATCATCAAGAAGCTCCGAGCTCGAAAGCTTTTGTATTTTAAGTAACATTGCATCAATATCTTCCTTAGCTTCACATGCATAATCCTTAATAAGTAAAATTGCCTCCTCTTCAATATGGGCAACTAACTCGTTCATTTGTAGTCGTATTAACCTTCCTTCAGAACCTAACTCAGTGACATAGCTGATGATCTCATTTTTAATTCTTAACACCATTTCAATACGATGTAGAACTTGTAAAACTTCTGAAAAAGTTACTTGTTCTTCAAATTCCAATGCACCTAAATTGGTCATACTTTGATTCAAAACAGCGTGATATTTCTCAAGTGTTTGCATAGCTTGATTTGCTTTCGTCAAAATGACACCAATATCTTTTAATACATAGCGAAAGTCAGCTTTATATAACGTAATAACATTACGGCGTTGTGAGATAGCAATGACTAAGCTGCCAGTTTGTTTCGCAAATCTCTCTGCAGTACGGTGCCTCATTCCCGTTTCAGATACAACAATACAAGAATCCGGAACTAATTGTGCATTGGATATTAAGATTTTCGTCCCTAATTCATTTAAGATAATTGCACCATCCATTTTAGCTAATTCATATAAATATGATGGTGAGAACTGACAATTTATTTGAAACCCACCATCAACCAATTTTTTCATTTTATCGTTGTAGCCAACAACGATTAATCCACCGGTTTTTGCACGTAATACGTTATCTAACCCTTCCCGTATAGGGGTTCCAGGGGCAATTAGCTTTAATATGTCTGCTAATATTTGTTCGCTATGCACTCTCTCCATTAACTATCTACCCTCCCAATGCATGTTGTAAGGTCTCATTAACAGATGATACTCCAATTACCACAATTCCAGCTGGAACAGTCCATCCTCCTAAGTTTTTCTCAGGCAAAATAACCCTCTTAAAGCCAAGTTTCACAGCTTCCTGAACTCTCTGTTCAATTCTAGAAACGCGTCGTACTTCCCCAGTTAAGCCAACTTCTCCGATAACTACATCTGTAGGATTTGATAGTTGGTCTCGAAAGCTTGAAGCGATACTGACGGCTACAGCTAAATCAATTGCAGGTTCATCTAACTTGACTCCTCCAGCAACCTTTAAGTATGCATCTTGATTTTGCAGTAATAGCCCAACTCTTTTTTCTAGTACAGCCATAAGTAGTGATACTCTATTATGATCGATTCCAGTTGCCATTCTTCGTGGATTACCAAAACTTGTTGGTGAAATGAGTGCTTGTATTTCAACGAGAACGGGCCTTGTTCCTTCCATAGAGGCTACAACTGTAGATCCAGCTGCTCCTTTTGAACGCTCCTCAAGAAAAATTTCCGAAGGGTTTTGAACTTCAGTTAGACCTATTTCCTTCATTTCAAAAATTCCTATTTCATTTGTTGATCCAAAGCGGTTTTTTACTGCTCTTAATATCCTATACGTATGATGACGTTCACCTTCAAAATAAAGAACTGTATCCACCATATGTTCAAGTAACCGTGGTCCAGCAATTGAGCCTTCTTTCGTAACATGACCAACAATAAAAGTGGCGATGCCTTTCGTTTTTGCAATTTTCATTAGCTCAGCGGTACATTCTCTTACTTGTGAGACACTGCCAGGAGCTGATGTAACCTCAGGGTGAAAAATAGTTTGTATTGAATCAATAACAACAAATGATGGCTCCATCTCTTCAATTGCTTTTGATATATACTGTAAATCAGTTTCAGCTAACACGAATACATTCTCTCCGTGAACCTCTAGTCGATCTGCACGAAGCTTCGTTTGTTTTATCGATTCTTCTCCAGATATATATAATACTTTATGTTCAGAATGTGCTAATTTTGATGATACTTGCAATAACAATGTTGATTTTCCAATACCAGGATCTCCACCTATTAATACAAGCGATCCTTTAACAATACCTCCACCTAATACCCGATTAAATTCCACAAAATCTGTATACATTCTTGGTTCGTTCGTTGTTTCTATTTTGGTTATAGCTGTAGGTTTTGTACTAGTAGAAGTAGGTGCTACATAAAACGATCCCTTCCGAGCAGATTTAGTCTGTTCAATTTCTTCTACCATTGTATTCCATGCATTACACCCAGGACACTTTCCCATCCATTTTGCTGATTCATATCCACAAGTTTGACAACTAAACTTTGTTTTTCTTTTCGCCATTATGTTAAGCTCCTCTATTTAAAATACCTATGTGTATTATATTTTATGACAATATAAGTAGATCTAAAGAAGAAAAGGTATACGACTTTACATGCTGACGTATACCTCTTTTCTTACTTATCGTATTTTATAAGTGGTTTAATTCACCGATTTCTTCTACTAAGCGAATAGTAAACTCTTTCTCAACAACATCTAGCATTACTTTCTGACCTTTTGCAATCGTTCCTTTGAGCAATTCTTCAGAAAGCAAATCTTCAACATGCTTTTGAATCGCTCTGCGCAAAGGACGTGCTCCATACTCTAGGTCATTTCCCTCTTCTGCTAGCTTTTCCTTTGCTGCGTCTGTAATTTCCAGGGCAATTTCTTGCTCCACTAATCTTTTTGTTAATTGTTCTGTCATTAATGTCACGATTTCTTTAAGATGCTTTTTCTCTAATGAATGGAAAACAATAATTTCATCGATACGATTTAAAAACTCAGGACGAAATGCTTTTTTCAGCTCATCCATCACTTTCCCCTTCATATCTTTATAATTTTGGTTTTCATCCTGTACATTAAATCCAACAAATTTATTTCGTCTTAGCGCATCTGCACCAACATTTGATGTCATAATTAACACTGTGTTCCGAAAATCTACTGTACGGCCTTTTGAATCAGTTAATCTGCCGTCTTCTAGCACTTGAAGCAAAATATTAAAAACTTCAGGATGTGCTTTTTCAACTTCATCTAGAAGAATAACTGAGTATGGTTTACGACGAACTTTTTCTGTTAATTGTCCACCCTCATCATGACCGACATAACCTGGCGGTGACCCTACGAGCCTTGACGTCGAATGCTTCTCCATATACTCAGACATATCAATTCGGATCATT
This sequence is a window from Cytobacillus sp. IB215665. Protein-coding genes within it:
- the radA gene encoding DNA repair protein RadA, giving the protein MAKRKTKFSCQTCGYESAKWMGKCPGCNAWNTMVEEIEQTKSARKGSFYVAPTSTSTKPTAITKIETTNEPRMYTDFVEFNRVLGGGIVKGSLVLIGGDPGIGKSTLLLQVSSKLAHSEHKVLYISGEESIKQTKLRADRLEVHGENVFVLAETDLQYISKAIEEMEPSFVVIDSIQTIFHPEVTSAPGSVSQVRECTAELMKIAKTKGIATFIVGHVTKEGSIAGPRLLEHMVDTVLYFEGERHHTYRILRAVKNRFGSTNEIGIFEMKEIGLTEVQNPSEIFLEERSKGAAGSTVVASMEGTRPVLVEIQALISPTSFGNPRRMATGIDHNRVSLLMAVLEKRVGLLLQNQDAYLKVAGGVKLDEPAIDLAVAVSIASSFRDQLSNPTDVVIGEVGLTGEVRRVSRIEQRVQEAVKLGFKRVILPEKNLGGWTVPAGIVVIGVSSVNETLQHALGG